Proteins found in one Sardina pilchardus chromosome 11, fSarPil1.1, whole genome shotgun sequence genomic segment:
- the gramd2aa gene encoding GRAM domain-containing protein 2A isoform X3, protein MTEQQEQSEDVGLLTPPDLPEPPKEEDTQNPPQFRVQLIDDLSYEDVKKCYRGSTVSKYNSQYHKLFQTVPKEEILMKVYSCALLRDILLQGRLYISRNWLCFYANLFGKDIKVAIPVVSVRLVKKHKTAGLVPNGLAITTDTSQKYVFVSLLSRDSVYDVLRRICTHLQVNGKKSLSLKQFMEEPNSLSLVSLGLLACVPVASLSDEFPVPDEFPVADEFPPVLKWRRKPSVASVSSSLPDLLGNSASSLSAVDTPFQTDEPLEESGLETDKILLTEPVPELGQMEYQLLKFFILLIILLILSSCYLAFRVCSLEQQLSFLNHNPALTLRER, encoded by the exons ATGACTGAGCAGCAGGAACAGAGCGAGGACGTTGGCCTCCTCACGCCTCCGGACCTGCCCGAGCCCCCGAAGGAAGAGGACACCCAAAACCCCCCGCAGTTCAG AGTGCAGCTTATCGATGACCTATCATATGAGGATGTGAAGAAATGCTACCGCGGCTCG ACCGTCAGCAAGTACAACTCCCAGTACCACAAGCTCTTCCAGACCGTCCCCAAGGAGGAGATCCTTATGAAAG tGTACTCTTGTGCTCTGCTACGAGACATCCTTCTTCAGGGCCGCCTTTACATTTCCAGAAACTGGCTGTGTTTCTACGCCAACCTCTTTGGCAAGGACATTAAG GTGGCCATCCCAGTGGTGTCTGTGCGACTGGTGAAGAAACACAAAACAGCAGGCCTGGTCCCCAACGGACTGGCCATTACCACAGACACCAGTCAGAAG tatgtgtttgtgtcactaCTGTCCAGGGATAGTGTGTATGATGTATTGAGGCGGATTTGCACTCATCTCCAG GTCAATGGCAAGAAAAGTCTCAGTCTCAAGCAGTTTATGGAGGAACCCAACTCCTTATCTCTGGTGAGCCTTGGACTCCTTGCTTGTGTTCCTGTGGCTTCACTATCT GACGAGTTCCCGGTCCCGGATGAGTTCCCCGTGGCGGACGAGTTCCCCCCAGTGCTGAAATGGAGGCGGAAGCCGTCTGTGGCCTCGGTGTCCTCTTCGCTCCCAGACCTGCTGGGCAACTCGGCCAGCAGCCTCAGCGCAGTGGACACGCCCTTCCAGACAGATGAGCCACTGGAGG AGAGCGGCCTGGAGACAGACAAGATCCTGCTCACAGAACCGGTTCCGGAACTGGGCCAGATGGAGTACCAGCTGCTGAAGTTTTTCATCCTACT GATCATTCttctcatcctgtcctcctGTTACCTGGCCTTCCGTGTGTGTAGCCTTGAGCAGCAACTGTCGTTCCTCAACCACAACCCAGCCCTCACCCTAAGGGAAAG ATAA
- the gramd2aa gene encoding GRAM domain-containing protein 2A isoform X1: MGCTIYAASPEAPPEGPDPAKRPNDPSTRRPHTRQRPRSMTEQQEQSEDVGLLTPPDLPEPPKEEDTQNPPQFRVQLIDDLSYEDVKKCYRGSTVSKYNSQYHKLFQTVPKEEILMKVYSCALLRDILLQGRLYISRNWLCFYANLFGKDIKVAIPVVSVRLVKKHKTAGLVPNGLAITTDTSQKYVFVSLLSRDSVYDVLRRICTHLQVNGKKSLSLKQFMEEPNSLSLVSLGLLACVPVASLSDEFPVPDEFPVADEFPPVLKWRRKPSVASVSSSLPDLLGNSASSLSAVDTPFQTDEPLEESGLETDKILLTEPVPELGQMEYQLLKFFILLIILLILSSCYLAFRVCSLEQQLSFLNHNPALTLRER, encoded by the exons GCCGAGGAGCATGACTGAGCAGCAGGAACAGAGCGAGGACGTTGGCCTCCTCACGCCTCCGGACCTGCCCGAGCCCCCGAAGGAAGAGGACACCCAAAACCCCCCGCAGTTCAG AGTGCAGCTTATCGATGACCTATCATATGAGGATGTGAAGAAATGCTACCGCGGCTCG ACCGTCAGCAAGTACAACTCCCAGTACCACAAGCTCTTCCAGACCGTCCCCAAGGAGGAGATCCTTATGAAAG tGTACTCTTGTGCTCTGCTACGAGACATCCTTCTTCAGGGCCGCCTTTACATTTCCAGAAACTGGCTGTGTTTCTACGCCAACCTCTTTGGCAAGGACATTAAG GTGGCCATCCCAGTGGTGTCTGTGCGACTGGTGAAGAAACACAAAACAGCAGGCCTGGTCCCCAACGGACTGGCCATTACCACAGACACCAGTCAGAAG tatgtgtttgtgtcactaCTGTCCAGGGATAGTGTGTATGATGTATTGAGGCGGATTTGCACTCATCTCCAG GTCAATGGCAAGAAAAGTCTCAGTCTCAAGCAGTTTATGGAGGAACCCAACTCCTTATCTCTGGTGAGCCTTGGACTCCTTGCTTGTGTTCCTGTGGCTTCACTATCT GACGAGTTCCCGGTCCCGGATGAGTTCCCCGTGGCGGACGAGTTCCCCCCAGTGCTGAAATGGAGGCGGAAGCCGTCTGTGGCCTCGGTGTCCTCTTCGCTCCCAGACCTGCTGGGCAACTCGGCCAGCAGCCTCAGCGCAGTGGACACGCCCTTCCAGACAGATGAGCCACTGGAGG AGAGCGGCCTGGAGACAGACAAGATCCTGCTCACAGAACCGGTTCCGGAACTGGGCCAGATGGAGTACCAGCTGCTGAAGTTTTTCATCCTACT GATCATTCttctcatcctgtcctcctGTTACCTGGCCTTCCGTGTGTGTAGCCTTGAGCAGCAACTGTCGTTCCTCAACCACAACCCAGCCCTCACCCTAAGGGAAAG ATAA
- the gramd2aa gene encoding GRAM domain-containing protein 2A isoform X2, whose product MGCTIYAASPEAPPEGPDPAKRPNDPSTRRPHTRQRPRSMTEQQEQSEDVGLLTPPDLPEPPKEEDTQNPPQFRVQLIDDLSYEDVKKCYRGSTVSKYNSQYHKLFQTVPKEEILMKVYSCALLRDILLQGRLYISRNWLCFYANLFGKDIKVAIPVVSVRLVKKHKTAGLVPNGLAITTDTSQKYVFVSLLSRDSVYDVLRRICTHLQVNGKKSLSLKQFMEEPNSLSLDEFPVPDEFPVADEFPPVLKWRRKPSVASVSSSLPDLLGNSASSLSAVDTPFQTDEPLEESGLETDKILLTEPVPELGQMEYQLLKFFILLIILLILSSCYLAFRVCSLEQQLSFLNHNPALTLRER is encoded by the exons GCCGAGGAGCATGACTGAGCAGCAGGAACAGAGCGAGGACGTTGGCCTCCTCACGCCTCCGGACCTGCCCGAGCCCCCGAAGGAAGAGGACACCCAAAACCCCCCGCAGTTCAG AGTGCAGCTTATCGATGACCTATCATATGAGGATGTGAAGAAATGCTACCGCGGCTCG ACCGTCAGCAAGTACAACTCCCAGTACCACAAGCTCTTCCAGACCGTCCCCAAGGAGGAGATCCTTATGAAAG tGTACTCTTGTGCTCTGCTACGAGACATCCTTCTTCAGGGCCGCCTTTACATTTCCAGAAACTGGCTGTGTTTCTACGCCAACCTCTTTGGCAAGGACATTAAG GTGGCCATCCCAGTGGTGTCTGTGCGACTGGTGAAGAAACACAAAACAGCAGGCCTGGTCCCCAACGGACTGGCCATTACCACAGACACCAGTCAGAAG tatgtgtttgtgtcactaCTGTCCAGGGATAGTGTGTATGATGTATTGAGGCGGATTTGCACTCATCTCCAG GTCAATGGCAAGAAAAGTCTCAGTCTCAAGCAGTTTATGGAGGAACCCAACTCCTTATCTCTG GACGAGTTCCCGGTCCCGGATGAGTTCCCCGTGGCGGACGAGTTCCCCCCAGTGCTGAAATGGAGGCGGAAGCCGTCTGTGGCCTCGGTGTCCTCTTCGCTCCCAGACCTGCTGGGCAACTCGGCCAGCAGCCTCAGCGCAGTGGACACGCCCTTCCAGACAGATGAGCCACTGGAGG AGAGCGGCCTGGAGACAGACAAGATCCTGCTCACAGAACCGGTTCCGGAACTGGGCCAGATGGAGTACCAGCTGCTGAAGTTTTTCATCCTACT GATCATTCttctcatcctgtcctcctGTTACCTGGCCTTCCGTGTGTGTAGCCTTGAGCAGCAACTGTCGTTCCTCAACCACAACCCAGCCCTCACCCTAAGGGAAAG ATAA